In a single window of the Gemmatimonadaceae bacterium genome:
- a CDS encoding PEGA domain-containing protein, giving the protein MFTLTRTAILLPLAMLWGCGSATDDCAGTGVDGLRLSIRDARTNADINSLATVTVAQLTAPSRSRTGKLTDPPPTPLDLAADRPGPYQVTVTATGYTTWSERVEVGSTGGTCSQTITTNVTALLQPSS; this is encoded by the coding sequence ATGTTCACATTGACTCGCACTGCCATACTGTTGCCTCTCGCCATGTTGTGGGGGTGTGGGAGTGCAACCGACGACTGTGCTGGGACGGGCGTTGACGGCCTGAGGCTGAGCATTCGCGACGCCCGGACGAACGCCGACATCAACTCCCTCGCAACGGTCACGGTGGCGCAGCTCACCGCACCCTCGCGTTCGCGGACGGGGAAGCTCACCGATCCCCCACCTACCCCACTCGATCTCGCGGCAGACAGGCCTGGCCCGTATCAAGTGACCGTGACTGCTACAGGGTACACTACATGGAGCGAGCGTGTCGAGGTCGGGAGCACAGGGGGAACTTGTAGCCAGACCATCACTACCAACGTGACCGCACTCTTGCAGCCGAGCAGCTGA
- a CDS encoding carbohydrate binding family 9 domain-containing protein, with product MRDALRLSLQLAVVLVALPAGAAGAQQRSYHARHRETTADVPRLDAAPVVIDGVLDEAAWKEAALLTGFSNYLPIDNLPADDSTEVYIWYTSRDVYFGVRAFETHDQVHATLAARDKIDSDDYIQLVLDPFNDRRRAFIFGVNPLGVQADGVRSEGFNPPQPRGQTFGGNPPANIDLSPDFVFESKGRLIEHGYEIEVRIPLKSIRFQGSDAQQWALNVIRYVQHTGYQQTWMPTRRGAASFLVQSGTLRGIRGLEREVVTEVNPEFTESLAGEPSGASDASWRYGSRANLGGNVRLRLAPNFTLNATIRPDFSQVEADAAQVPGDTRFALFFPERRPFFLDGSEYFDAPNNLMYTRRIVQPDAAAKLTGRVGRTTLAWMGALDARSESIDGSNRPLVNLLRVRRDILTASTMGLSLSDRTEGSRFSRVGLADTRVVFRKAYSFNATVGGSATREGGAVATRTAPLVDLGINRTGLRYGLRYTFSAIAPDFEAVNGYVPRNDYVSASFYNRFSVYGRPGSFVESFLVRQGLDALWLYDSFWDGKAVQETKLQFETVTNIRGGWVVSITPVRETWRFDERNYTSYATLRERAAGSGNYDTLAFATSPVTATFVGLFRVNTPQFRSWTGRFSAFVGKDVDFFETAPARRADFTAEADFRPTGQLRLTGSYLYSHYARWRDGSTLSRANVPRLKAEYQLTRALFLRLVGQYDARRRDALRDPATDRPIVITTDGASELAVATTTRDFRMDWLVSYVPSPGTVFFAGYGSSLTEPRPFRFRQLERVRDGFFVKLSYLLRR from the coding sequence ATGAGGGACGCGCTCCGGCTGTCGCTGCAGCTGGCGGTCGTGCTCGTGGCGCTGCCGGCGGGGGCGGCGGGGGCGCAACAGCGGAGTTACCACGCACGGCATCGCGAGACCACGGCCGACGTTCCGCGGCTCGATGCCGCGCCGGTGGTGATTGACGGCGTACTGGACGAGGCGGCGTGGAAGGAGGCGGCGCTCCTCACCGGCTTCTCCAACTATCTCCCGATCGACAACCTCCCGGCCGACGACTCCACCGAGGTCTACATCTGGTACACGAGCCGCGACGTGTACTTCGGGGTGCGGGCCTTCGAGACGCACGACCAGGTGCACGCGACGCTGGCGGCGCGCGACAAGATCGACAGCGACGACTATATCCAGCTCGTTCTCGACCCGTTCAACGACCGGCGGCGCGCCTTCATCTTCGGCGTGAACCCGTTAGGCGTGCAGGCCGACGGCGTGCGCAGCGAAGGGTTCAACCCGCCGCAGCCGCGGGGGCAGACCTTTGGCGGCAACCCGCCGGCCAACATCGACCTGTCGCCGGACTTCGTCTTCGAGAGCAAGGGGCGCTTGATCGAGCACGGGTACGAGATCGAGGTGCGCATCCCGCTCAAGAGCATCCGCTTCCAGGGGAGCGACGCGCAGCAGTGGGCGCTCAACGTGATCCGCTACGTGCAGCACACGGGGTACCAGCAGACGTGGATGCCGACGCGGCGCGGGGCGGCGTCGTTCCTGGTGCAGTCGGGGACGTTGCGCGGCATTCGCGGGTTGGAGCGCGAGGTGGTGACCGAGGTGAACCCCGAGTTCACCGAGTCGCTGGCGGGGGAACCGTCAGGCGCAAGCGACGCATCGTGGCGCTATGGTTCGCGGGCCAACCTTGGCGGGAACGTGCGGCTGCGCCTGGCCCCCAACTTCACGCTCAACGCCACCATCCGCCCAGACTTCTCACAGGTGGAGGCCGACGCGGCGCAGGTGCCGGGTGACACGCGCTTTGCCCTCTTCTTCCCCGAGCGTCGCCCCTTCTTTCTGGACGGGAGCGAGTACTTCGACGCCCCCAACAACCTGATGTACACGCGGCGCATCGTGCAGCCCGATGCCGCGGCCAAGCTCACGGGGCGCGTGGGACGCACGACGCTGGCCTGGATGGGGGCGCTCGACGCCAGGTCGGAGTCGATCGACGGCAGCAACCGCCCGCTGGTCAACCTGCTCCGTGTGCGGCGCGACATCCTCACCGCCTCCACCATGGGGCTCTCGCTCTCCGACCGCACGGAGGGGAGCCGCTTTTCGCGTGTAGGGCTCGCCGACACGCGCGTCGTCTTCCGCAAGGCGTACTCGTTCAACGCCACGGTGGGAGGGAGCGCAACGCGCGAGGGGGGCGCGGTTGCCACGCGGACGGCGCCGCTCGTGGACCTGGGGATCAACCGCACCGGGCTGCGCTACGGGCTGCGCTACACCTTCTCGGCCATCGCGCCGGACTTCGAGGCGGTGAACGGCTACGTTCCCCGCAACGACTACGTGAGCGCCTCGTTCTACAACCGCTTCTCGGTGTATGGCCGGCCCGGCTCCTTCGTCGAGAGCTTCCTGGTACGGCAGGGGCTCGATGCCCTCTGGCTGTACGACAGCTTCTGGGACGGGAAGGCGGTGCAGGAGACGAAGCTGCAATTCGAGACGGTGACGAACATTCGCGGCGGGTGGGTGGTGAGCATCACCCCGGTGCGCGAGACGTGGCGATTCGACGAACGGAACTACACGAGCTACGCCACGCTGCGCGAGCGCGCCGCGGGGAGCGGGAACTACGACACGCTCGCCTTCGCGACCTCCCCGGTCACGGCGACCTTTGTGGGGCTCTTCCGCGTGAACACGCCGCAGTTCCGGTCGTGGACCGGTCGCTTCAGCGCCTTCGTGGGAAAGGACGTCGATTTCTTCGAGACGGCACCGGCGCGCCGCGCCGACTTCACCGCCGAAGCCGACTTCCGTCCCACCGGTCAGTTGCGCCTGACGGGATCGTACCTGTACTCGCACTACGCGCGCTGGCGCGACGGCTCGACCCTCTCGCGCGCCAACGTGCCGCGGCTCAAGGCCGAGTACCAGCTCACGCGCGCGCTCTTCCTGCGCCTCGTGGGGCAGTACGACGCCAGGCGCCGCGACGCGCTGCGCGACCCGGCCACCGATCGCCCCATCGTCATCACCACCGACGGCGCCAGCGAACTCGCGGTGGCGACCACCACGCGCGACTTCCGCATGGACTGGCTGGTGTCGTACGTCCCCAGCCCGGGGACCGTCTTCTTTGCCGGCTACGGCAGCTCGCTCACCGAGCCGCGCCCGTTTCGCTTTCGCCAGTTGGAACGCGTGCGCGACGGCTTCTTCGTCAAGCTCAGCTACCTGCTGCGTCGTTAG
- a CDS encoding SET domain-containing protein-lysine N-methyltransferase — protein sequence MASHPHFTAGGKAPTPDHGGESSALPFEVRHSPIQGMGAFATRYIPPGVRLIEYAGERLTPAQAESRYPDVAGERHHTFLFAIDDDVVVDAAVNGNEARWINHSCDPNCDAVIDDGRIWIETIRDIVTGEELAYDYAYILEERHTSAAKKRFPCHCGADNCRGTILGKKR from the coding sequence ATGGCCAGCCATCCACACTTCACGGCCGGCGGCAAAGCGCCCACGCCAGACCACGGGGGCGAGTCGTCCGCGCTCCCCTTCGAGGTCCGTCACTCGCCCATCCAGGGCATGGGGGCCTTCGCCACGCGCTACATCCCCCCGGGGGTCCGCCTCATCGAGTACGCCGGCGAGCGCCTCACCCCCGCCCAAGCCGAGTCGCGCTACCCCGACGTGGCGGGGGAGCGGCACCACACCTTCCTCTTTGCCATCGACGACGACGTGGTGGTCGACGCCGCCGTGAACGGGAACGAGGCGCGCTGGATCAACCACTCCTGCGATCCCAACTGCGACGCCGTGATCGACGACGGGCGCATCTGGATCGAGACCATCCGCGACATCGTGACGGGGGAGGAGCTGGCGTACGACTACGCCTACATCCTCGAGGAGCGCCACACGAGCGCGGCCAAGAAGCGCTTTCCGTGTCATTGCGGGGCCGACAATTGCCGAGGGACGATCCTGGGGAAGAAGCGGTAG
- a CDS encoding response regulator gives MHPLLARQLHRAFGSAESLPPAIADFVSAVDATYAQGDADRAQLERSLERSTQELSERLRRAEAKTASMLRALPHFVLHIGFNDEVLDVRTPWPEALRCSIHEAVGRRVADVLAPDGALGAQIVAAVREARETRAGRKARMGPVMEFSNVWGDGPPRELELRVIPLETGELLAIVRDVTKRKAAERALQESQERFELAILGSADGLWDWTPRSGHVFMSPRLYEIVGATAETLLERIESLDALVHPDDRTQVWNAVSAHLKARHPFRETCRVRHGDGTYRWVQLHGQATWEENGKPERMAGFVRDISELKTKELELERARDAAEAASRAKDEFLANMSHEIRTPMNAILGLTQLLLEGDLRPRERGYAGSMLDAGRSLVSLINDLLDTSRIESGDLALEPMEFCLATTVRETWRLFEPKAKAKLLASSLSIDANVPTRVVGDPGRVRQILMSLLSNALKFTPQGAVSLEVSLGEGDYLRFAVEDTGIGIPEDRMVDILDKFTQVDGASTRRHGGTGLGLSISRHLAQLMNGRIELESRLGEGSRFTLCIPLPAVASSCVPEVVPPVTELDGVRALVVNDDPDSGLRLSEELQRLRLEVVTVGTPAEAIGMLRAEARVGRPFGVCLVNDRTSDLQSEAMARVIKRDPLVAETVLVILVTLGMPGDARRLFDVGFTAYLAPPLHANDIHDAVFHAWRVERDAPERALVTRHSLAEYRRAIGADGCATCGNDALAAAPAVAESRPATPAFSPGVHEAPRAAHDTPLVLVVDDNEINRHVAREMLRRIGCRVMLAEGGAEGVQLASEHPFDLILMDVQMPVMDGFEAVARIRQMQTPLGRHTPIVAVTANAMRGDRQRCLDGGMDDYLAKPVTRTGLYDIVQRWAPPHLVAHLTPASNPVVAAPPAAPAPPAAPATLAAPAAPTAPNVLDVRQLRSIVGDEPRRVADFLAMFVSLTTPLVDAYADAVASGDPDRVRRHAHKLKGSCGSAGAVELSAIGAQAEKWAQAGDWSSLQESVASVRQALDRVRAVAIGAA, from the coding sequence GTGCACCCGCTCCTTGCTCGCCAGCTTCATCGCGCCTTCGGGAGTGCGGAATCGCTCCCCCCTGCGATCGCCGACTTCGTGTCGGCGGTCGATGCCACGTATGCGCAGGGTGACGCCGATCGCGCCCAGCTTGAGCGTTCGCTGGAGCGCTCCACGCAAGAGCTGTCGGAGCGCCTGCGTCGCGCCGAGGCGAAGACTGCCTCCATGCTGCGCGCGCTCCCCCACTTTGTCCTCCACATCGGCTTCAACGACGAGGTGCTGGACGTCCGCACGCCGTGGCCCGAGGCACTGCGGTGTTCCATCCATGAAGCGGTCGGACGACGCGTGGCCGACGTCCTTGCGCCTGACGGAGCGCTCGGCGCGCAGATCGTCGCCGCAGTGCGCGAAGCGCGCGAGACGCGCGCGGGCCGCAAGGCGCGCATGGGCCCTGTCATGGAGTTCTCCAACGTCTGGGGCGACGGCCCGCCGCGAGAACTCGAGCTGCGCGTCATCCCCCTCGAGACCGGCGAGTTGCTGGCCATCGTGCGCGATGTGACCAAGCGCAAGGCAGCCGAACGCGCCTTGCAGGAGTCGCAGGAACGCTTCGAACTGGCCATCCTTGGCTCGGCCGACGGACTCTGGGATTGGACGCCGCGATCCGGACATGTCTTCATGTCGCCGCGTCTGTACGAGATTGTCGGCGCCACGGCCGAGACGCTCCTCGAGCGCATCGAGTCGCTCGATGCACTCGTGCACCCCGACGACCGCACGCAGGTCTGGAACGCCGTCAGTGCGCACCTCAAGGCGCGCCATCCGTTCCGCGAGACGTGTCGGGTGCGGCATGGCGATGGTACCTACCGCTGGGTGCAGCTGCACGGGCAGGCCACGTGGGAAGAGAACGGCAAGCCGGAGCGCATGGCCGGCTTCGTGCGCGACATCTCCGAACTCAAGACCAAGGAACTCGAGCTCGAGCGCGCGCGCGATGCCGCCGAAGCCGCGTCGCGCGCCAAGGACGAGTTCCTCGCCAACATGAGCCACGAGATTCGCACGCCGATGAACGCGATCCTCGGGCTCACGCAGCTCCTCCTCGAGGGAGACCTGCGCCCGCGCGAGCGCGGCTACGCGGGGAGCATGCTCGACGCCGGGCGATCGCTGGTCTCGCTCATCAACGACCTGCTCGACACCTCGCGCATCGAGAGCGGCGATCTTGCCCTGGAGCCGATGGAGTTCTGCCTCGCCACGACGGTGCGCGAGACCTGGCGACTGTTCGAGCCCAAGGCGAAGGCCAAGCTCCTGGCCAGTTCGCTCTCGATCGATGCCAACGTGCCGACGCGCGTGGTGGGCGATCCGGGGCGCGTGCGCCAGATCCTCATGAGCCTCCTGAGCAACGCGCTCAAGTTCACGCCGCAGGGGGCCGTCTCGCTGGAGGTCTCGCTCGGCGAGGGTGACTACCTCCGCTTTGCCGTCGAGGATACGGGGATCGGGATCCCCGAGGATCGCATGGTCGACATCCTCGACAAGTTCACGCAGGTGGACGGTGCCTCCACGCGCCGGCACGGCGGCACCGGGTTGGGATTGTCGATCAGCCGCCATCTGGCGCAGCTCATGAACGGGCGCATCGAGCTGGAGAGCAGGCTGGGCGAGGGGAGCCGCTTCACGCTGTGCATCCCGCTCCCCGCGGTGGCGTCGTCGTGCGTGCCCGAGGTGGTCCCTCCGGTGACGGAGCTGGACGGAGTGCGGGCGCTGGTGGTGAACGACGACCCCGACTCGGGGTTGCGGCTGTCGGAGGAGCTGCAACGCCTGCGGCTGGAGGTGGTCACGGTGGGGACGCCGGCCGAGGCGATCGGCATGCTCCGCGCCGAGGCGCGCGTGGGGCGACCGTTTGGCGTGTGCCTGGTGAACGATCGCACCAGCGACCTGCAGAGCGAGGCCATGGCGCGCGTCATCAAGCGCGACCCGCTGGTGGCCGAGACCGTGCTCGTGATCCTCGTGACGCTGGGCATGCCGGGCGACGCGCGCCGCCTGTTCGACGTGGGGTTCACGGCGTACCTGGCCCCGCCGCTGCACGCCAACGACATCCACGATGCCGTCTTCCACGCCTGGCGCGTCGAGCGCGACGCGCCGGAGCGCGCCCTGGTGACGCGCCATTCGCTGGCCGAGTACCGCCGCGCCATCGGCGCCGATGGGTGCGCGACGTGTGGCAACGATGCGCTGGCCGCGGCACCCGCCGTCGCGGAGAGCCGGCCGGCGACGCCCGCCTTCTCGCCCGGCGTGCACGAGGCGCCGCGCGCGGCGCACGACACGCCGCTGGTGCTCGTGGTCGACGACAACGAGATCAACCGTCACGTGGCGCGCGAGATGCTGCGGCGCATTGGCTGTCGCGTGATGCTGGCCGAAGGCGGGGCGGAGGGCGTGCAGCTGGCGAGCGAGCACCCGTTCGACCTCATCCTCATGGATGTGCAGATGCCGGTGATGGACGGCTTCGAGGCCGTGGCGCGCATTCGCCAGATGCAAACACCGCTCGGCCGGCACACCCCCATCGTGGCCGTCACCGCCAATGCCATGCGGGGCGACCGGCAGCGCTGCCTGGACGGCGGCATGGACGACTACCTCGCCAAGCCGGTGACGCGCACCGGGCTGTACGACATCGTGCAACGATGGGCGCCGCCGCACCTCGTGGCCCACCTCACGCCGGCCTCGAACCCCGTGGTCGCGGCTCCCCCCGCCGCGCCCGCCCCCCCCGCCGCCCCCGCAACGCTCGCCGCCCCAGCCGCGCCCACCGCCCCCAACGTCCTCGACGTGCGCCAGCTGCGCTCGATCGTGGGCGATGAACCGCGGCGCGTGGCCGACTTCCTGGCGATGTTCGTCTCGCTCACCACGCCGCTGGTCGATGCGTACGCCGACGCCGTTGCATCTGGCGACCCCGACCGGGTGCGGCGCCACGCACACAAGCTCAAGGGTTCGTGCGGGAGCGCGGGAGCCGTGGAGCTCTCGGCCATTGGTGCCCAGGCCGAGAAGTGGGCGCAGGCCGGCGACTGGTCGTCGCTGCAGGAGAGCGTCGCGTCGGTACGCCAGGCACTCGACCGCGTGCGGGCCGTGGCGATCGGGGCCGCATGA
- a CDS encoding response regulator: MSAAGIRPSSLTPAREAPQVVVIVDDDTFGLALMRTLVEAVGPVEVQTFDDPSAALAWCRTHDLDVLITDYEMPEMNGLSLLRALRAHPRTRDVPMMMITALEDRDIRYKALETGANDYLTKPLDAPEVRARVRNMLAVSDGQRALQRRSDHLAREVRLATASIVEREREIVLRLSRAAEFRDVETGSHIMRIAHFSDHIARALGHGEGECEQIFLASPMHDVGKIGIPDNILLKPGRFSGEEFAMMQQHTVIGHRILSGSQSELLQLAAEIALSHHERYDGAGYPHGRQGDDIPLAGRIVAVADVFDALMSSRPYKRAWSLDEALSLIRTGREKQFDPDCVDAFMLALPQILATRDRFGEEAQSEAERSPLRAMSTQVETASTVS, translated from the coding sequence ATGAGCGCAGCCGGCATTCGCCCGTCCAGCCTCACACCGGCGCGCGAAGCGCCGCAAGTGGTGGTCATCGTCGACGACGATACCTTCGGCCTGGCGCTGATGCGCACCCTGGTGGAGGCGGTCGGGCCGGTCGAGGTGCAGACCTTCGACGACCCGTCGGCCGCGCTGGCATGGTGTCGCACCCACGACCTCGACGTCCTCATCACCGACTACGAAATGCCGGAGATGAACGGGCTGTCGCTGCTGCGCGCGCTGCGCGCGCATCCGCGCACGCGCGACGTCCCGATGATGATGATCACCGCGCTCGAAGATCGCGACATCCGCTACAAGGCGCTCGAGACCGGCGCCAACGACTACCTCACCAAGCCGCTCGACGCGCCGGAGGTCCGCGCCCGCGTGCGCAACATGCTGGCCGTGAGCGATGGCCAGCGCGCCCTGCAGCGCCGCTCGGATCACCTCGCGCGCGAGGTGCGCCTGGCAACGGCCTCCATCGTCGAGCGCGAGCGCGAGATCGTCCTGCGCCTGTCGCGTGCCGCCGAGTTCCGCGACGTCGAAACCGGGTCGCACATCATGCGCATCGCGCACTTCAGCGACCACATCGCGCGCGCGCTGGGGCACGGCGAAGGCGAGTGCGAGCAGATCTTCCTGGCCAGCCCCATGCACGACGTGGGGAAGATCGGCATCCCCGACAACATCCTCCTCAAGCCGGGACGCTTCAGCGGCGAGGAGTTCGCGATGATGCAGCAGCACACCGTCATTGGGCATCGCATCCTGTCCGGGTCGCAGTCGGAGCTGTTGCAGCTCGCGGCCGAGATCGCCCTGTCGCACCACGAACGCTACGACGGCGCCGGCTACCCGCACGGGCGCCAGGGCGACGACATCCCGCTGGCGGGACGCATCGTGGCGGTCGCCGACGTCTTCGACGCCCTCATGTCCAGCCGCCCGTACAAGCGCGCCTGGTCGCTGGACGAGGCGCTGTCGCTGATCCGCACGGGGCGCGAGAAGCAGTTCGATCCCGACTGCGTCGACGCCTTCATGCTCGCCCTCCCGCAGATCCTCGCCACGCGCGACCGCTTTGGCGAAGAGGCGCAGTCGGAAGCCGAGCGGAGCCCGCTGCGGGCCATGTCGACGCAAGTCGAGACGGCCAGCACGGTGAGCTGA
- a CDS encoding ABC transporter substrate-binding protein, which yields MRIVSLCPSLTELVHDLGAADQVVGRTRFCIHPAPWVEGIERVGGTKNPNLARIIALAPDLVLMNEEENRREDALALRAAGLAVHTSMPRTVRDVPQMVRDIAAAIARDADGERIAADIEQRAARVACAASARDPVSHACCIWREPWMTVNDDTFISAMLELGGARNVFGDRGDRYPAFSLDELRLAAPDVVFLTSEPFPFGERHVAELVAATGWAPARFALVDGELLSWHGSRTPAGIDYAEAIVERVRAAPNDAAGS from the coding sequence ATGCGCATCGTCTCGCTCTGCCCGTCGCTCACGGAGCTGGTACACGACCTCGGCGCCGCCGACCAGGTGGTGGGGCGCACCAGGTTCTGCATCCACCCCGCGCCGTGGGTGGAGGGGATCGAGCGCGTGGGCGGGACGAAGAACCCCAACCTCGCGCGCATCATCGCGCTGGCCCCCGACCTCGTCCTCATGAACGAGGAGGAGAATCGCCGCGAGGACGCCCTGGCACTGCGCGCCGCCGGCCTCGCCGTGCACACGTCGATGCCGCGCACCGTGCGCGACGTGCCGCAGATGGTGCGGGACATTGCGGCTGCCATCGCGCGCGATGCGGACGGTGAGCGCATTGCCGCCGACATCGAACAGCGCGCGGCGCGCGTCGCATGCGCCGCCTCGGCGCGCGACCCGGTGTCACACGCCTGCTGCATCTGGCGCGAGCCGTGGATGACGGTGAACGACGACACCTTCATCAGCGCCATGCTCGAGCTGGGCGGCGCTCGCAACGTCTTTGGCGACCGGGGCGACCGCTATCCCGCGTTCTCGCTCGACGAGTTGCGGCTGGCGGCGCCCGACGTGGTCTTCCTCACCAGCGAGCCCTTTCCCTTCGGCGAGCGGCACGTGGCGGAGCTGGTGGCGGCGACCGGGTGGGCCCCCGCGCGCTTTGCCCTCGTGGACGGCGAGCTGCTCTCGTGGCACGGCTCGCGCACACCGGCCGGCATCGACTACGCCGAGGCGATCGTCGAGCGGGTGCGCGCCGCGCCTAACGACGCAGCAGGTAGCTGA
- a CDS encoding cytochrome c oxidase assembly protein, translating to MQFWCSATPTAWTWEWTAYVGVWGFIVLLVASVVAWNRWAARRAGEAVAPLHPLFLLGVLLLWLALDWPIGPLGASHLASAHMLQFLLIGLVSPPLLLRGVSPAAQRSLAGNAFVEKVTSPIVALVLFNVTVLATHLPFVADALMPSQLGSMAIDLAWLATGLCFWWPIVLPLPVREKFPPPVRMLYLIGGLMFSPIMFGLAGFLAYSETPMYAWYELAPPLAGITSRDDHQAAGALMSIGGAVVAFVGISVIFFNWSKTEG from the coding sequence ATGCAGTTCTGGTGCTCGGCAACGCCCACGGCGTGGACGTGGGAGTGGACGGCGTACGTCGGCGTGTGGGGGTTCATCGTCCTCCTCGTCGCGTCGGTAGTCGCGTGGAACCGGTGGGCGGCGCGGCGCGCGGGCGAGGCGGTGGCGCCACTGCACCCGCTTTTCCTGCTTGGGGTGCTCCTGCTGTGGCTGGCGCTCGACTGGCCCATTGGCCCGTTAGGCGCGTCGCACCTGGCGAGCGCCCACATGCTGCAGTTCCTCCTCATCGGGCTGGTGTCGCCGCCGCTGTTGCTGCGCGGCGTGTCGCCGGCGGCGCAGCGATCGCTCGCGGGGAATGCATTCGTGGAGAAGGTGACCTCGCCCATTGTCGCGCTCGTCCTGTTCAACGTGACCGTCCTGGCGACGCACCTTCCGTTCGTGGCCGACGCGCTGATGCCGTCGCAGCTCGGCTCGATGGCGATCGATTTGGCGTGGCTGGCGACCGGTCTCTGCTTCTGGTGGCCCATCGTGCTCCCGCTCCCGGTGCGCGAGAAGTTCCCGCCGCCGGTGCGGATGCTGTACTTGATTGGGGGGTTGATGTTCTCGCCCATCATGTTCGGGCTGGCCGGCTTCCTGGCGTACAGCGAGACGCCGATGTACGCGTGGTATGAGCTGGCTCCGCCGTTGGCCGGGATCACGTCGCGCGACGATCACCAGGCCGCGGGGGCGCTGATGAGCATTGGGGGGGCGGTGGTCGCCTTCGTCGGCATCTCGGTGATCTTCTTCAACTGGTCGAAGACAGAGGGATGA
- a CDS encoding SCO family protein, with the protein MFPSHRWLAGLALGGVLVLSACSPRGSGENAGGAEVGASDFRGVITSPPREKPDFTLTDFNGKPFNFRQDTHGKVALLFFGYTHCPDVCPLHVANVAAVLKKLPFEAREAIRFVFVTTDPERDTPERLKEWLGNFDSTFIGLRGSVEEVNRILYTMRMPPIDLSQKPTAGEAQYLVGHAAQVVAFGLDGYSRLEYPFGIRQEDWAHDLPKLARGELPTGEAPSGPGAVELKPMTEADAPAVAIRVAAALMPQPATTTEGAVYAVLRNGAAEDTLYEVVSDAAARAEVHETMAGEHGKMGHMMRVPEVVVRPGETLQFVPGQRHVMLFDFKQRPAIGDAVSVRLRFRRAGDVVVAANVVAYADVERMLAAAASTLRQ; encoded by the coding sequence ATGTTCCCTTCCCATCGATGGCTCGCCGGGCTCGCACTCGGCGGCGTGCTGGTGCTTTCCGCGTGTAGTCCGCGCGGTTCTGGTGAGAATGCCGGCGGCGCCGAGGTGGGCGCCAGCGACTTCCGCGGCGTCATCACGTCGCCCCCGCGCGAGAAGCCGGACTTCACGCTGACCGACTTCAACGGGAAGCCGTTCAACTTCCGGCAGGACACGCACGGCAAGGTGGCCCTCCTCTTCTTCGGCTACACGCACTGCCCGGACGTGTGCCCGTTGCACGTGGCGAACGTGGCCGCGGTGCTCAAGAAGCTCCCGTTCGAGGCACGCGAGGCGATTCGCTTCGTCTTCGTGACTACCGATCCGGAGCGGGACACGCCGGAGCGGCTCAAGGAGTGGCTGGGGAACTTCGACTCGACGTTCATCGGATTGCGCGGATCGGTGGAGGAGGTGAACCGCATCCTCTACACGATGCGCATGCCGCCCATCGACCTGTCGCAGAAGCCGACGGCGGGCGAGGCGCAGTACCTCGTGGGACACGCGGCGCAGGTGGTCGCCTTCGGGCTGGACGGCTACTCGCGGTTGGAGTACCCGTTCGGTATCCGTCAGGAGGATTGGGCGCACGACCTTCCCAAGCTGGCGCGCGGCGAGCTTCCCACGGGCGAGGCGCCCTCGGGGCCCGGCGCCGTCGAGCTCAAGCCGATGACCGAGGCCGATGCGCCGGCGGTGGCGATTCGCGTGGCGGCGGCGCTGATGCCGCAGCCCGCAACGACGACCGAGGGGGCGGTTTACGCAGTGCTGCGCAACGGCGCCGCCGAGGACACGCTGTACGAAGTGGTGAGCGATGCGGCGGCGCGCGCCGAGGTGCACGAGACCATGGCGGGTGAGCACGGCAAGATGGGGCACATGATGCGCGTCCCCGAGGTGGTGGTGCGCCCGGGCGAGACGCTGCAGTTCGTCCCCGGACAGCGGCACGTGATGCTGTTCGACTTCAAGCAGCGTCCGGCCATTGGCGACGCCGTCTCGGTGCGTCTGCGATTCCGCCGGGCGGGGGACGTGGTGGTGGCGGCCAACGTGGTCGCGTACGCGGACGTGGAGCGAATGCTCGCCGCGGCCGCATCGACGCTCAGGCAGTAG